Proteins from one Gimesia maris genomic window:
- a CDS encoding uroporphyrinogen-III synthase — protein MNPSALNVCSFESRKSDAMTSLIERNQGNPTLVHSMDEIPLEDNAQVKSFCEKLFRGEIDVIVFMTGVGATALLNAAELYFPREQVLAAFRKIIVVVRGPKPTVVLRNWEVPIHYSAPEPNTWHEIISVLDDKKFSVTGKHIAVQEYGKPVEEFYKALRNRGAQVLPIAVYRWALPDDTSGLRNAIHATIRGDYNVLMFTSAQQITHVLQIAEEEQVKEDWLLAASKTMIASVGPACTEALQEVGLPVDFESSPPKMGPLVKDALQAAPEILSRKG, from the coding sequence ATGAATCCATCCGCCTTAAACGTCTGCAGTTTCGAAAGTCGCAAAAGCGACGCCATGACCTCCCTGATTGAGCGTAACCAGGGGAACCCGACGCTCGTGCATTCCATGGATGAAATTCCGCTGGAAGACAACGCGCAGGTGAAGTCGTTCTGCGAGAAACTGTTTCGAGGCGAGATTGATGTGATTGTTTTCATGACCGGTGTGGGAGCGACCGCCTTGCTGAATGCGGCAGAGCTTTACTTCCCGCGTGAGCAGGTTCTGGCTGCGTTCCGTAAAATTATTGTCGTGGTGCGTGGTCCGAAACCAACGGTTGTACTGCGGAACTGGGAAGTTCCCATCCATTACTCAGCTCCGGAGCCCAATACCTGGCATGAGATCATTTCCGTATTAGACGATAAAAAGTTTTCTGTCACCGGCAAACATATCGCCGTTCAGGAATACGGGAAACCGGTTGAAGAATTTTATAAAGCACTGCGGAACCGTGGTGCCCAGGTTTTGCCGATTGCCGTCTACCGCTGGGCCTTACCCGATGATACCAGCGGGCTCCGCAATGCCATTCATGCGACCATTCGTGGTGATTACAACGTGCTGATGTTTACCAGCGCGCAGCAGATTACACACGTCCTGCAGATTGCCGAAGAAGAACAGGTCAAGGAAGACTGGTTACTGGCGGCGTCCAAAACGATGATTGCTTCGGTAGGTCCCGCCTGTACGGAAGCATTGCAGGAAGTGGGATTGCCTGTCGATTTTGAATCGAGCCCACCCAAAATGGGGCCGCTTGTGAAAGATGCGCTGCAGGCGGCTCCCGA